A single window of Jiangella alkaliphila DNA harbors:
- a CDS encoding phosphate ABC transporter substrate-binding protein PstS: MRFGMLARVAGALAATALIGAAVLSGASPATAETGYTTVSGSGSTWSQNAIAQWARNVHQYGLTINYSGVGSSAGRQQFGQGSVDFAVSEIPYGLRDTGTQNSDPPPARSYRYMPIVAGGTALMYNLSIGGERVTNLRLSGEVITKIFTGVITMWNDAEIREDNPQLALPARRIVPVVRSDGSGTSAQFSMWMSSEYGALWNDYCERVGRDTPCGQTSYYPTVDGMVAQSGSNNVAGYVAQAHNEGAITYVEYSYALNAGFPVVKVLNRSGYYVEPTPYAVAVGLLGAQIEDDDPESETYLTQNLTNVYRNADERAYPMSSYSYMIIPDEIEYGFNEDKGLTLGDFAYHFLCEGQNAAPSLGYSPLPINLVEAGFAQVREIPGARTAQLNVADCNNPTFSTDGSNTLAEIAPYPADCDKQGPVQCATGTGGAGPGGDEGGDEGGGGDASGATGADGGGAEGGTATGAEGGTAAGDGGAAESGAEGATSGDTAGAEGAADTGTDTGDGGAVDRAPVVDPDTGEIIAGADSGTDAGGDGDPNAANVPTVMAAASGWGLPQTLMLIAGLSLLVVIVAPPLVLRALRQHPGSTS; encoded by the coding sequence ATGAGGTTCGGGATGCTGGCGCGGGTCGCGGGGGCCCTCGCCGCCACGGCGCTGATCGGCGCCGCGGTGCTGTCGGGCGCAAGCCCGGCGACCGCCGAGACCGGGTACACGACGGTGAGCGGGTCGGGCTCGACGTGGAGCCAGAACGCGATCGCGCAGTGGGCGCGCAACGTCCACCAGTACGGCCTGACGATCAACTACTCGGGCGTCGGCTCGTCGGCCGGGCGCCAGCAGTTCGGCCAGGGCTCGGTCGACTTCGCCGTCTCCGAGATCCCGTACGGCCTGCGCGACACCGGCACCCAGAACTCCGACCCGCCGCCGGCGCGGAGCTACCGGTACATGCCGATCGTCGCCGGCGGCACCGCGCTGATGTACAACCTGTCGATCGGCGGCGAGCGGGTGACGAACCTGCGGCTGTCCGGCGAGGTCATCACGAAGATCTTCACCGGCGTCATCACGATGTGGAACGATGCCGAGATCCGCGAGGACAACCCGCAGCTCGCGCTGCCGGCCCGCCGGATCGTCCCGGTCGTCCGCTCCGACGGCTCCGGCACGTCGGCGCAGTTCTCCATGTGGATGTCCTCGGAGTACGGCGCGCTGTGGAACGACTACTGCGAGCGGGTCGGACGCGACACCCCGTGCGGGCAGACGTCGTACTACCCGACGGTCGACGGCATGGTGGCGCAGTCGGGCTCCAACAACGTCGCCGGCTACGTCGCCCAGGCGCACAACGAGGGCGCCATCACCTACGTGGAGTACTCGTACGCGCTGAACGCCGGGTTCCCCGTGGTGAAGGTGCTCAACCGGTCCGGCTACTACGTCGAGCCGACGCCGTACGCCGTCGCCGTGGGCCTGCTGGGCGCACAGATCGAGGACGACGACCCCGAGTCGGAGACCTACCTCACCCAGAACCTCACGAACGTGTACCGCAACGCCGACGAGCGCGCCTACCCGATGTCGTCGTACTCCTACATGATCATCCCGGATGAGATCGAGTACGGCTTCAACGAGGACAAGGGCCTCACGCTCGGCGACTTCGCCTACCACTTCCTCTGCGAGGGCCAGAACGCCGCGCCCTCGCTCGGCTACTCGCCGCTGCCGATCAACCTGGTCGAGGCCGGGTTCGCGCAGGTCCGCGAGATCCCGGGAGCGCGGACGGCGCAGCTCAACGTCGCCGACTGCAACAACCCGACGTTCTCGACCGACGGTTCGAACACGCTGGCCGAGATCGCGCCGTACCCGGCGGACTGCGACAAGCAGGGCCCGGTGCAGTGCGCGACCGGCACCGGCGGCGCGGGTCCCGGCGGTGACGAGGGCGGCGACGAAGGAGGCGGCGGTGACGCCAGCGGTGCGACCGGGGCGGACGGCGGTGGCGCCGAGGGCGGCACCGCCACCGGAGCCGAGGGCGGGACGGCGGCCGGTGACGGGGGCGCCGCCGAGAGCGGTGCCGAGGGCGCGACCAGTGGAGACACCGCCGGCGCCGAGGGTGCGGCCGACACCGGCACGGACACCGGCGACGGCGGCGCGGTGGACCGCGCGCCCGTCGTCGACCCGGACACCGGCGAGATCATCGCCGGCGCCGACTCCGGCACCGACGCCGGGGGAGACGGCGACCCGAACGCCGCCAACGTCCCGACCGTCATGGCCGCCGCGAGCGGCTGGGGGCTGCCGCAGACCCTGATGCTGATCGCCGGCCTGTCGCTGCTCGTCGTCATCGTCGCTCCACCACTGGTGCTGCGCGCGCTGCGTCAGCACCCCGGGAGCACGTCGTGA
- the pstA gene encoding phosphate ABC transporter permease PstA: MTVTTMPESAPGEVTTADAPATTERPPQLPPAQSEALRRTSPLRRTDILALIGSAIAALAVTTLFFSLLTPFDGVIGYVVVAYVLFLAFYALLVSYDESGPAVRDRLSTVVMHSAAIVVLTALVSVVAFTFWRGREPMTHWNFYTQDLRAAGPLEGLEVGGVLHGMAGTLIMIAIAIVITVPLGLVCAVFLSEFPGRYSRFVRTIVEAMTALPSIVAGLFIYATVVVTLGLGFSGFAAALALSVMMLPIVIRAADVVLRLVPGTLKEASYGLGAGHWRTVWHVTLPTARSGLTTSVILGTARGIGETSPVLLTAGMTTHLNLNPLEGPMVSLPLLTFDLVRSPEPAYISRGFGAAALLMIIVLALFVAARIVGGRGPGQLTRRQQRRRMAASRREAGRYADRDRRHALPTGPGENSIDGLPESGAGEPGGSR; this comes from the coding sequence ATGACCGTCACCACCATGCCCGAGTCCGCTCCCGGCGAGGTCACCACGGCCGACGCCCCGGCGACGACGGAACGGCCGCCGCAGCTGCCGCCGGCTCAGAGCGAGGCCCTGCGCCGGACGTCGCCGCTGCGCCGCACCGACATCCTGGCGCTGATCGGGTCGGCGATCGCCGCGCTCGCCGTCACCACCTTGTTCTTCTCGCTGCTGACGCCGTTCGACGGCGTGATCGGCTACGTGGTCGTCGCCTACGTGCTGTTCCTCGCGTTCTACGCGCTGCTGGTGTCGTACGACGAGAGCGGCCCGGCCGTGCGCGACCGGCTGTCGACGGTCGTCATGCACAGCGCCGCGATCGTGGTGCTGACGGCGCTGGTCTCCGTCGTCGCGTTCACGTTCTGGCGCGGCCGCGAGCCGATGACGCACTGGAACTTCTACACGCAGGACCTGCGCGCCGCCGGGCCGCTGGAGGGCCTCGAGGTCGGCGGCGTCCTGCACGGCATGGCCGGCACGCTGATCATGATCGCCATCGCGATCGTCATCACGGTGCCGCTGGGGCTGGTCTGCGCGGTGTTCCTCAGCGAGTTCCCGGGCCGCTACAGCCGGTTCGTCCGCACCATCGTCGAGGCGATGACCGCGCTGCCTTCGATCGTCGCCGGCCTGTTCATCTACGCGACGGTGGTGGTGACGCTCGGGCTCGGCTTCTCCGGGTTCGCCGCCGCCCTGGCGCTGTCGGTGATGATGCTGCCGATCGTCATCCGCGCCGCCGACGTCGTACTGCGGCTGGTGCCGGGGACGCTCAAGGAGGCCTCTTACGGGCTGGGCGCCGGGCACTGGCGCACCGTCTGGCACGTGACGCTGCCGACCGCGCGGTCCGGCCTGACGACGTCGGTCATCCTCGGCACCGCGCGCGGCATCGGCGAGACGTCACCGGTGCTGCTCACCGCCGGCATGACGACCCACCTCAACCTCAACCCGCTCGAGGGCCCGATGGTGTCGCTGCCGCTGCTCACGTTCGACCTGGTGCGCTCGCCGGAGCCGGCCTACATCTCGCGCGGCTTCGGCGCCGCCGCGCTGCTGATGATCATCGTGCTGGCCCTGTTCGTCGCCGCCCGCATCGTCGGCGGCCGCGGCCCGGGCCAGCTGACCCGACGGCAGCAGCGGCGGCGCATGGCCGCCTCGCGCCGTGAGGCCGGGCGGTACGCCGATCGCGACCGCCGGCACGCTCTCCCGACCGGACCGGGCGAGAACAGCATCGACGGCCTGCCCGAGTCCGGTGCGGGCGAGCCGGGAGGATCGCGATGA
- the pstC gene encoding phosphate ABC transporter permease subunit PstC encodes MTEAPPHEAAGAADGPRRLTTVTGRSDQIFGGVSRLAGFVVLAVMSLVGLFLLYRGWQALSADGVRAFVTTRTWEPDSHNFGIAAVLVLTIMIALVAITIAVPLATGAALYISEYAPRRFKQTLISMVDLMAAVPSIVYGIWGVYLLQPHVIGLSRWLATWLDWIPFLQVDAFDPDDPLLSMSVFTASTFIAGIVVALMITPIICSIMREVFSQAPPGEREGAYALGATRWGMIRSVVLPFGTGGMIGGSMLGLGRALGETIAVYLIISPVFEIQTNILQTGSNSISALIALRFGEATEFGMSALMAAGLTLFLMTLVVNFAASSIVARTRSGAASEA; translated from the coding sequence GTGACCGAGGCACCACCCCACGAGGCCGCCGGCGCGGCTGATGGACCGCGCCGGCTGACCACGGTCACCGGCCGGTCCGACCAGATCTTCGGCGGCGTGTCGCGGCTGGCCGGGTTCGTCGTCCTCGCCGTCATGTCGCTGGTCGGCCTGTTCCTGCTGTACCGCGGCTGGCAGGCGCTGTCGGCCGACGGCGTCCGCGCCTTCGTCACGACGCGGACCTGGGAGCCCGACTCGCACAACTTCGGCATCGCCGCCGTGCTGGTGCTGACCATCATGATCGCGCTGGTCGCGATCACGATCGCGGTGCCGCTGGCGACCGGGGCCGCGCTGTACATCTCCGAGTACGCGCCGCGGCGGTTCAAGCAGACGCTGATCAGCATGGTCGACCTGATGGCCGCGGTGCCGAGCATCGTCTACGGCATCTGGGGCGTCTACCTGCTGCAGCCGCACGTCATCGGGCTGTCGCGGTGGCTGGCGACCTGGCTGGACTGGATCCCGTTCCTCCAGGTCGACGCGTTCGACCCGGACGACCCGCTGCTGTCGATGTCGGTCTTCACGGCGTCGACGTTCATCGCCGGCATCGTCGTGGCGCTGATGATCACCCCGATCATCTGCTCGATCATGCGCGAGGTGTTCTCGCAGGCCCCGCCCGGCGAGCGGGAGGGCGCGTACGCACTGGGCGCCACCCGATGGGGGATGATCCGCTCCGTCGTGCTGCCGTTCGGGACCGGCGGCATGATCGGCGGGTCGATGCTCGGCCTCGGCCGGGCGCTCGGTGAGACGATCGCCGTCTACCTGATCATCTCGCCGGTCTTCGAGATCCAGACCAACATCCTGCAGACCGGGTCGAACTCGATCTCGGCGCTGATCGCGCTGCGGTTCGGCGAAGCCACCGAGTTCGGCATGTCGGCCCTCATGGCGGCCGGCCTGACGCTGTTCCTCATGACGCTGGTCGTGAACTTCGCGGCCTCGTCGATCGTGGCGCGCACCCGGTCCGGAGCGGCGAGCGAGGCGTGA
- a CDS encoding [protein-PII] uridylyltransferase, producing the protein MGHAGRGRHPGAHRGDRAGRALSTTTARFVALRRAIVDDDRLGAAQRAKTLSELADGWLARLFADVPDAARRGYALVAVGGYGRRELLPGSDLDVVLLVTGRGDPGAVADAVFYPVWDAGLALDHSVRTLGQALDVAADDLKAALGLIDARHVAGDEALTDELRAGVRDGWRKQAAVRLPELAAMCRDRAASVGELAHLLEPDLVQAYGGLRDTLALRAVTASWIADRPRTAGVDLARQWLLTVRDALHRTTGRRQDRLLFENQDDVAAKLGLPDADPLLRRVAEAGRSIAYASDVTWSDVERTLAGRKRRGRRQQLVRRALADGVDEYDGEVVLGRDADPAHDAVLPLRMAAAAAQAGLVPSPTTLARLAGECPPLPEPWPAPALDALVSLLGAGPGIVPVWDALEAAGLVVRWFPEWERIRYRPTRTPVHRHTVDRHLVETALVASRLTRRVARPDVLLLAALVHDLGKGVPGDHSAAGEPIAAGLGRRVGLSDDDAATLGRLVRHHLLLPETATRRDPDDPATLAAVVDAVGTREFLDLLACLTEADATAAGPIAWSPLRSRLVGDLVERTRRVLAGAPPPEPGRLTAEQAALAAQIALTVEQTVPAERDGSAPRSTSLAVQVTPPDDATGLSTVTVVAPQGQHVLGAVAGVLALHRLDVRSASAYTAGAAVVLVWRVVTRRGSGPDEVRLREDVARALGGSLGLGERLAARAAEWRGRVIAHARPQVELLRDVSADATVLEVRAHDEPGLLHRLATALSGPGVVIRSAVVGTLGSEAIDVFYLVDGAGAPLEAAAEETAVAAARFALTGATHDTDGVDKP; encoded by the coding sequence CTGGGTCACGCCGGCCGAGGCCGTCATCCGGGTGCGCACCGGGGAGACCGGGCCGGACGCGCTCTGAGCACCACCACCGCGCGGTTCGTGGCGCTGCGCCGGGCGATCGTCGACGACGACCGCCTCGGCGCGGCGCAGCGGGCCAAGACGCTGTCCGAGCTGGCCGACGGGTGGCTGGCGCGGCTGTTCGCGGACGTGCCCGACGCGGCGCGGCGCGGGTACGCGCTGGTCGCCGTCGGCGGCTACGGGCGGCGCGAACTGCTGCCCGGCAGCGACCTCGACGTCGTGCTGCTGGTCACCGGCCGCGGCGACCCAGGCGCCGTCGCCGACGCCGTGTTCTATCCGGTGTGGGACGCCGGCCTGGCGCTGGACCACTCGGTCCGCACGCTCGGGCAGGCGCTCGACGTCGCCGCCGACGACCTCAAGGCGGCGCTCGGGCTGATCGACGCAAGGCACGTGGCCGGCGACGAGGCCTTGACGGACGAGCTGCGGGCCGGCGTCCGCGACGGCTGGCGCAAGCAGGCAGCCGTCAGGCTGCCGGAGCTGGCGGCCATGTGCCGCGACCGCGCGGCGAGTGTGGGCGAGCTGGCGCACCTGCTGGAGCCGGACCTCGTCCAGGCCTACGGCGGGCTGCGCGACACGCTCGCGCTGCGGGCGGTGACGGCGTCGTGGATCGCCGACCGCCCGCGCACCGCCGGCGTCGACCTCGCCCGGCAGTGGCTGCTCACCGTCCGCGACGCGCTGCACCGCACGACCGGCCGGCGGCAGGACCGGCTGCTGTTCGAGAACCAGGACGACGTCGCCGCCAAGCTCGGGCTGCCCGACGCCGACCCGCTGCTGCGCCGCGTCGCCGAGGCCGGCCGCAGCATCGCCTACGCCTCCGACGTCACCTGGAGCGACGTCGAGCGGACGCTGGCCGGCCGGAAGCGGCGCGGACGGCGCCAGCAACTGGTCCGCCGCGCGCTGGCCGACGGCGTCGACGAGTACGACGGCGAGGTGGTGCTCGGCCGCGATGCCGACCCGGCGCACGACGCCGTCCTGCCGCTCCGGATGGCCGCCGCCGCGGCGCAGGCCGGCCTGGTGCCCAGCCCGACGACCTTGGCGCGGCTGGCCGGCGAGTGCCCGCCGCTGCCCGAGCCGTGGCCGGCACCGGCCCTCGACGCGCTGGTCAGCCTGCTCGGCGCCGGTCCGGGCATCGTGCCGGTGTGGGACGCGCTGGAGGCGGCCGGGCTGGTGGTGCGCTGGTTCCCGGAGTGGGAACGGATCCGCTACCGCCCCACCCGTACGCCCGTCCACCGGCACACCGTCGACCGGCACCTCGTCGAGACGGCTCTGGTGGCATCGCGGCTGACCCGCCGGGTGGCCCGGCCGGACGTGCTGCTGCTGGCCGCGCTGGTGCACGACCTCGGCAAGGGCGTGCCGGGCGACCACTCCGCGGCGGGCGAGCCGATCGCCGCCGGTCTGGGCCGCCGGGTCGGGCTGAGCGACGACGACGCCGCGACGCTGGGCCGGCTGGTCCGGCACCACCTGCTGCTGCCCGAGACGGCGACCCGGCGCGACCCGGACGACCCGGCCACGCTCGCGGCGGTCGTCGACGCCGTCGGGACGCGCGAGTTCCTCGACCTGCTGGCCTGCCTCACCGAGGCCGACGCCACCGCCGCCGGTCCGATCGCGTGGTCGCCGCTGCGGTCCCGGCTGGTCGGCGACCTGGTCGAGCGGACCCGCCGGGTGCTGGCCGGCGCCCCGCCGCCGGAGCCGGGCCGGCTGACGGCTGAGCAAGCGGCGCTGGCGGCGCAGATCGCGCTGACAGTGGAGCAGACGGTGCCGGCGGAGCGGGACGGGAGCGCCCCGAGGTCCACGTCACTGGCCGTCCAGGTGACCCCGCCGGACGACGCTACAGGGCTGAGCACCGTCACGGTCGTCGCACCGCAGGGCCAGCACGTGCTCGGCGCCGTCGCCGGCGTGCTGGCGCTGCACCGCCTCGACGTCCGGTCCGCCAGCGCGTACACCGCGGGCGCCGCCGTCGTGCTCGTCTGGCGGGTGGTGACGCGCCGGGGCAGCGGCCCGGACGAGGTCAGGCTGCGCGAGGACGTCGCCCGGGCGCTCGGCGGCAGCCTGGGCCTGGGGGAGCGGCTGGCCGCGCGCGCCGCCGAGTGGCGCGGCCGGGTCATCGCACACGCCCGCCCCCAGGTCGAGCTGCTCAGAGACGTCTCGGCGGACGCGACGGTGCTGGAGGTGCGGGCGCACGACGAACCCGGCCTGCTGCACCGGCTCGCGACGGCACTGAGCGGACCGGGCGTCGTCATCCGGTCGGCCGTCGTCGGGACGCTCGGGTCCGAGGCGATCGACGTCTTCTATCTGGTCGACGGGGCCGGCGCACCGTTGGAGGCGGCGGCCGAGGAGACCGCCGTCGCCGCGGCCCGATTCGCGTTGACCGGCGCGACACATGACACGGACGGCGTCGACAAGCCCTAG
- a CDS encoding P-II family nitrogen regulator encodes MKVVTAVIKPFKLDEVRKALEAFGVNGMTVTEASGYGRQKGHTEVYRGAEYTVDLVPKVRLEVLVDDLDVDQVLGVVAEAARTGKIGDGKIWVTPAEAVIRVRTGETGPDAL; translated from the coding sequence ATGAAGGTCGTCACCGCTGTTATCAAGCCGTTCAAGCTCGACGAGGTCCGCAAGGCGCTGGAGGCGTTCGGCGTCAACGGCATGACCGTCACCGAGGCCAGCGGCTACGGCCGCCAGAAGGGGCACACCGAGGTCTACCGGGGCGCCGAGTACACCGTCGACCTCGTGCCGAAGGTGCGCCTGGAGGTGCTGGTCGACGACCTCGACGTGGACCAGGTGCTGGGGGTCGTCGCCGAGGCGGCCCGGACCGGCAAGATCGGCGACGGCAAGATCTGGGTCACGCCGGCCGAGGCCGTCATCCGGGTGCGCACCGGGGAGACCGGGCCGGACGCGCTCTGA
- a CDS encoding ammonium transporter: MPELSAGDTAWVLTSAALVLLMTPGLAFFYGGMVRAKAVLNMLMMSFLCLAIVPVVWVLWGYSLAFDGSNGNLIGGLGKFGLDGVGVDSMAAAPIPEFAFVAFQAVFAIITVALISGAVAERASFRGWALFVPLWVTIVYFPVANWVWGGGWIFDLGALDFAGGTVVHINAGAAGLALALVLGKRVGWPKQPMRPHNLPFVLLGAGLLWFGWFGFNAGSALGANGLASAAFVNTMVATAAAVLGWLLVDVVKQKHSTTLGAASGAIAGLVAITPACAFVSPVGAIVIGVVAGAVCALCVGLKYRFGYDDSLDVVAVHLVGGVVGTLMIGLLASADFTGEAEGLFYGGGVDLLWRQAVAAAVVIVFSFVVAFALGKIIDRTVGFRVSEEEEVDGIDLGSHLETAYELTSTSAGLTRAQPAPAPVRTETTQGA, translated from the coding sequence ACATGCTCATGATGAGCTTCCTCTGCCTGGCGATCGTGCCGGTCGTCTGGGTGCTGTGGGGCTACTCGCTGGCGTTCGACGGCAGCAACGGCAACCTCATCGGCGGGCTGGGGAAGTTCGGCCTCGACGGCGTGGGCGTGGACAGCATGGCGGCGGCGCCGATCCCGGAGTTCGCCTTCGTGGCGTTCCAGGCGGTGTTCGCCATCATCACGGTCGCGCTGATCAGCGGCGCGGTCGCGGAGCGTGCGTCGTTCCGGGGGTGGGCGCTGTTCGTGCCGCTCTGGGTGACGATCGTGTACTTCCCGGTCGCCAACTGGGTGTGGGGCGGCGGCTGGATCTTCGACCTCGGCGCGCTGGACTTCGCCGGCGGCACCGTCGTGCACATCAACGCGGGCGCGGCGGGCCTGGCCCTGGCGCTCGTGCTGGGCAAGCGGGTCGGCTGGCCGAAGCAGCCGATGCGGCCGCACAACCTGCCGTTCGTGCTGCTGGGGGCCGGCCTGCTGTGGTTCGGCTGGTTCGGGTTCAACGCCGGGTCGGCGCTGGGCGCGAACGGGCTGGCGTCGGCAGCGTTCGTGAACACCATGGTGGCGACGGCGGCGGCGGTGCTCGGCTGGCTGCTGGTCGACGTCGTGAAGCAGAAGCACTCGACGACGCTGGGTGCGGCGTCCGGCGCGATCGCCGGCCTCGTCGCCATCACGCCGGCCTGCGCGTTCGTCAGCCCGGTCGGCGCGATCGTCATCGGCGTTGTCGCGGGCGCGGTGTGCGCGCTGTGCGTCGGGCTCAAGTACCGGTTCGGCTACGACGACTCGCTCGACGTGGTCGCGGTGCACCTGGTGGGCGGGGTCGTCGGCACGCTGATGATCGGCCTGCTGGCGTCGGCCGACTTCACCGGTGAGGCCGAGGGCCTGTTCTACGGTGGCGGTGTGGATCTGCTCTGGCGGCAGGCGGTGGCCGCGGCCGTCGTCATCGTCTTCTCCTTCGTGGTCGCGTTCGCGCTCGGGAAGATCATCGACCGGACGGTCGGGTTCCGGGTGAGCGAAGAGGAGGAGGTCGACGGCATCGACCTCGGCAGCCACCTCGAGACCGCCTACGAGCTGACCTCGACGTCGGCCGGCCTCACGCGCGCCCAGCCCGCGCCGGCCCCCGTCCGCACCGAGACCACGCAGGGAGCGTGA